The Synchiropus splendidus isolate RoL2022-P1 chromosome 8, RoL_Sspl_1.0, whole genome shotgun sequence genome has a window encoding:
- the LOC128764113 gene encoding histone H3.3A — protein MARTKQTARKSTGGKAPRKQLATKAARKSAPSTGGVKKPHRYRPGTVALREIRRYQKSTELLIRKLPFQRLVREIAQDFKTDLRFQSAAIGALQEASEAYLVGLFEDTNLCAIHAKRVTIMPKDIQLARRIRGERA, from the exons ATGGCTCGTACAAAGCAGACTGCCCGGAAGTCTACTGGAGGTAAAGCACCTCGTAAGCAGCTGGCCACaaaggcagctcgcaagagcgCCCCCTCCACAGGAGGTGTGAAGAAGCCCCATCGTTACAG GCCTGGGACTGTGGCTCTGCGTGAGATCCGTCGTTACCAGAAATCCACTGAGCTGCTGATCCGCAAGCTGCCCTTCCAGCGCCTGGTGAGAGAAATCGCTCAGGACTTCAAGACCGACCTCCGTTTCCAGAGCGCTGCCATTGGAGCTCTGCAG GAAGCAAGTGAGGCATACCTGGTGGGGCTGTTTGAGGACACCAACCTGTGCGCCATCCATGCCAAGCGTGTCACCATCATGCCCAAAGACATCCAGCTGGCACGCCGTATTCGCGGGGAACGTgcttaa
- the nop53 gene encoding ribosome biogenesis protein NOP53, which translates to MAAARKAKRVAALQPGFLNLNSSTDASQEFSSRRRRVNRNKKKNWNKHIDVNDVEDFLEDVRNQERKTGGVLSEQADDHLFFLDIGKPPTAKPKVDPVDEKGRKGKSRPLRIDLILQHDSLIPPPKDVCSYQQPNAKKLRRIAQRAEQLAAKGKVPRRQKLLLKRLQVEPKSHTTATEANNNPNRDYYDIWGQEVKETADPWYLEQTRKRLIKRPQRLNKKPSVLPAVEVIAPGGSYNPDFLSHQALLQEAHDVEVKKKKVEDKIERQLQFNKQDQATEVSNFKEVVQGLIEESGEEDEGPPHDGEDEDVAGGAISLAEKKTERQRKKEKAEKIKEQRRLAEKRQTLQRQQLFQLRSIKSSLKLLEQRARMRQKRRKEKMAALKAQPRRLGKLKYQAPDMEVQLSDELAGSLRQLKPEGSVLKDRFKSLQKRNLIEPRERAKFKRRHKLKYVEKRAFRDVS; encoded by the exons ATGGCGGCTGCCAGGAAGGCAAAACGCGTGGCTGCCTTGCAGCCAGggtttttaaatttaaattcttcGACAGATGCTTCACAAGAGTTCAGTAGTAGAAGGAGACGTGTGAACAGGAATAAGAAGAAGAACTGGAACAAGCATATTGACGTCAATGATGTTGAAGACTTTTTAGAAGACGTCAGGAATCAAGAAAGGAAAACGGG TGGTGTCCTCTCAGAACAAGCCGACGACCATTTGTTCTTTTTGGATATCGGAAAACCACCGACCGCAAAGCCGAAAG TTGACCCTGTTGATGAGAAGGGCCGAAAAGGAAAATCACGTCCTCTGAGGATAGACTTGATCCTGCAGCATGACTCCCTCATCCCACCACCCAAAGA CGTGTGTTCTTACCAACAACCAAACGCCAAGAAACTTCGCAGAATTGCTCAGAGGGCAGAGCAGCTGGCCGCCAAAGGCAAGGTTCCTCGTCGACAGAAGCTGCTTCTGAAAAGACTGCAAGTTGAGCCAAAAAGCCACACCACAGCAACGGAGGCCAACAACAACCCCAACAGAGACTATTATGACATTTGGGGTCAAGAAG TTAAAGAGACGGCTGATCCTTGGTACCTAGAACAAACACGCAAGAGACTCATAAAG CGCCCACAGAGGTTAAACAAGAAGCCGTCTGTGCTCCCTGCTGTTGAGGTGATCGCTCCAGGTGGTTCATACAATCCAGACTTCCTGTCCCATCAG GCTCTGCTGCAAGAAGCCCATgatgtggaggtgaagaagaaaaaagtggaAGACAAAATTGAGAGGCAGCTGCAGTTCAACAAACAAGATCAAGCAACAGAG GTATCGAACTTCAAGGAAGTAGTGCAAGGACTAATAGAGGAGAGTGGGGAAGAAGATGAAGGCCCTCCTCATGATGGGGAGGATGAGGATGTGGCTGGGGGAGCTATTTCTCTCGCCGAAAagaagacagagagacagaggaagaaGGAAAAGGCTGAAAAAATCAAG GAGCAGCGGCGGCTTGCCGAGAAACGCCAGACATTGCAGCGACAGCAGCTCTTCCAACTGCGTTCCATCAAATCCTCCCTCAAATTGCTGGAGCAGAGAGCCAGGATGAGGCAGAAACGGCGCAAGGAGAAGATGGCAGCTCTTAAAGCTCAGCCCAGACGCCTCGGCAAACTCAA GTATCAGGCGCCAGACATGGAGGTCCAGTTGAGTGATGAGCTCGCTGGTTCCCTGCGGCAACTCAAG CCAGAGGGCAGTGTTCTCAAGGACCGCTTCAAGAGTCTACAAAAGAGGAACTTGATAGAACCCAGAGAAAGAGCCAA GTTCAAGAGGCGACACAAGCTGAAGTATGTGGAGAAGCGGGCTTTTAGGGATGTGTCCTAA
- the LOC128764112 gene encoding histone H3.3A: MARTKQTARKSTGGKAPRKQLATKAARKSAPSTGGVKKPHRYRPGTVALREIRRYQKSTELLIRKLPFQRLVREIAQDFKTDLRFQSAAIGALQEASEAYLVGLFEDTNLCAIHAKRVTIMPKDIQLARRIRGERA, translated from the exons ATGGCCCGTACCAAGCAGACTGCCCGTAAATCCACTGGAGGTAAAGCTCCTCGCAAGCAGCTGGCCACAAAGGCTGCCCGCAAGAGCGCCCCTTCCACCGGGGGAGTGAAAAAGCCTCATCGCTACAG GCCTGGGACCGTGGCTCTGCGTGAGATCCGTCGTTACCAGAAATCCACTGAGCTGCTGATCCGCAAGCTGCCCTTCCAGCGCCTGGTGAGAGAAATCGCTCAGGACTTCAAGACCGACCTCCGTTTCCAGAGCGCTGCCATTGGAGCTCTGCAG gaaGCCAGCGAGGCTTACCTGGTGGGGCTGTTTGAGGACACCAACCTGTGCGCCATCCATGCCAAGCGTGTCACCATCATGCCCAAAGACATCCAGCTGGCACGTCGTATCCGCGGAGAACGTGCTTAA